In one window of Dromaius novaehollandiae isolate bDroNov1 chromosome W, bDroNov1.hap1, whole genome shotgun sequence DNA:
- the LOC135323515 gene encoding zinc finger protein 462-like isoform X6 produces the protein MEVLQCDGCDFRAPSYEDLKAHIQDVHTAFLQPTDVSEESPSQPRSGSMNASNQTEVEFSSVKDEFTIADEIAGQNATTQTGSGSYYSQSQSFYGQHMAPNPKPTNKFFQCKFCVRYFRSKNLLIEHTRKVHGAQVGGSSVGPHTAGSLNYNIMMHEGFGKVFSCQFCTYKSPRRARIIKHQKMYHKNNLKESSTPPAAAVSELTSASVPVQEPCKELPAEVVERSILESMVKPLTKSRGNFCCEWCSYQTPRRERWCDHMMKKHRSMVKILSSLRQQQDGTSVPDVQNKSAQNASPNSNYVSMNTTGRDMSNASNFRSSTGNSLIRPNSSTSSKFSSVSYPQMKSKSPQNSSVVNLSDRSRYGVADMTNSSADLETSSMLNDSSSDDEELNGVDSENGLNSVDHQTLGMSAEQLMGSDGNKLLETKGIPFRRYMNRFQCPFCPFLTMHRRSISRHIENIHLSGKTAVYKCDECPFTCKSSLKLGAHRQCHAGTTSEWDTLNSQSENIISLNDNTVSYESGNINGGKSAGMMEPVQQQQQQLPQPHSQHPYKCTMCNYSTTTLKGLRVHQQHKHSFCDNLPKYDGLPSNTQQESEADAHTAASTVKKSQTSILGLSSKNNFVAKAARKVLNDCPLDLSPVKKRTRIDEIASNLQSKINQNKQQEDAVINVEDDEEEEEDNEVEIEVELDREEEQTEPMMEVSSSYAPQQMWGRETNESQKEANFRNMQHDYNSTNGAEIELTLSEDEEDYYSSVSMKDQQSPNTSVLGSQPNMYVPDQNNENVEFNDTGRLYYCKHCDFSNKSARSVSTHYQRMHPYIKFSFRYILDPNDHSAVYRCLECYIDYTNFEDLQQHYGEHHPEAMNVLNFDHSDLIYRCRFCSYTSPNVRSLMPHYQRMHPTVKINNAMIFSSYVVEQQEGLNTESQTLREILNSAPKTMATSTPMAHGASVPAGFNKSATKSFSPECENRKAPSVNTVVVYDCDVCSFASPNMHSVLVHYQKKHPEEKASYFRIQKTMRIASVDRGSALAQMSFEMGVHISPKVSNLASQPPPPPPPPDLAPELYYCKHCSYSNRSVVGVLVHYQKRHPEIKVTAKYIRQAPPTAAMMKAGELPSGIQRLPVSMQQLSRGSSESSVNPLENEMFFCQHCDYGNRTVKGVLIHYQKKHRDFKANADVIRQHTATIRSLCDRNQKSSGSMPAHTSSTEQDKTKLRALKCRQCSYTSPYFYALRKHIKKDHPNLKATVTSILRWAFLDGLIESGYHCEWCIYSHTEPSGLLVHYQRRHPEHYVDYTYMATKLWAGPDPAPPTLVMPTEAKTYKCRDCIFEASSIWDITNHYQAFHPWAMNGDESVLLDIIKEKDAAGKTGAQLDEVGARINLENQVTSQVDQAAEDPSLSQEKTVQLASANPAISSTPYQCTVCQSEYNNLHGLLTHYGKKHPGMKVKAADFAQDIDINSGAVYKCRHCPYINTRIHGVLTHYQKRHPSIKVTAEDFVHDVEQSNDITQNDVEETSRIFKQGYGAYRCKLCPYTHGTLEKLKIHYEKYHNQPEFDVFAQSPPKVSASVEPDMVTEIKASPEIVAEGVGEASVPAPHFSSSHLVSHTVFRCQLCKYFCSTRKGIARHYRIKHNNVRAQPEGKNNLFKCALCSYTNPIRKGLAAHYQKRHDIDAYYTHCLAASRTVSDKPNKVIIPSPPKDDTPQLSEELRRAVEKKKCSLCSFQSFSKKGIVSHYMKRHPGVFPKKQHASKLGGYFTAVYADEHEKSTPAEERNDFERPEVDSEAQEIEWLPFRCVKCFKLSFSTAELLCMHYTDHHSKDLKRDFTIVGSGTRSQNAVYQCKHCDTKLHSTAELTSHLSSHNEEFQKRAKRQERRKQLLSKQKYADGAFADFKQERAFGHLEDASKLKERKVVGYKCKFCVEVHPTLRAICNHLRKHVQYGNVSSASATVKQEAEDSSSTTLEGFEGAKDPGIVEFTEVESGASLEDETRPGGYHCSQCDRVLMSMQGLRSHERSHLALAMFTREDKYSCQYCSFVSAFRHK, from the exons ATGGAGGTGCTGCAGTGTGATGGTTGTGATTTCCGAGCTCCATCCTATGAAGACCTAAAAGCTCACATTCAGGATGTTCACACTGCTTTTCTGCAGCCAACAGATGTCTCTGAGGAAAGCCCTAGCCAGCCAAGGTCTGGCTCTATGAATGCTAGCAACCAGACTGAGGttgaattttcttctgtaaaggATGAATTTACAATTGCAGATGAAATAGCAG gGCAAAATGCAACAACTCAGACGGGGTCTGGAAGTTATTATAGCCAGAGCCAAAGTTTTTATGGTCAGCATATGGCTCCAAATCCTAAACCAACCAACAAGTTTTTCCAGTGCAAATTCTGTGTGCGTTACTTTCGATCTAAAAACCTCCTCATAGAGCACACACGCAAGGTTCATGGAGCACAAGTTGGGGGGAGTTCAGTAGGGCCACACACTGCTGGATCCTTAAATTACAACATCATGATGCACGAGGGGTTTGGCAAAGTTTTCTCTTGCCAGTTCTGCACCTACAAATCACCAAGGCGCGCGAGGATTATTAAGCACCAGAAAATGTATCACAAAAACAACCTGAAGGAGAGTTCAActccccctgctgctgctgtatCTGAATTGACATCTGCCTCTGTGCCAGTGCAGGAGCCCTGCAAGGAATTGCCTGCAGAGGTGGTAGAACGGAGCATATTGGAGTCCATGGTCAAGCCTCTAACAAAGTCCAGGGGCAACTTTTGCTGTGAATGGTGCAGCTACCAGACACCTCGAAGGGAGCGCTGGTGTGACCATATGATGAAGAAGCACCGCAGCATGGTAAAAATACTGTCAAGCTTGAGGCAGCAACAAGACGGAACCAGTGTGCCCGATGTGCAGAATAAGAGTGCCCAGAATGCCTCCCCAAACTCTAATTATGTCTCCATGAATACGACAGGACGTGATATGTCAAATGCCTCAAACTTCAGAAGCTCTACGGGCAATTCCCTTATCAGGCCCAACTCTTCTACATCCTCCAAGTTTTCTAGTGTGTCTTATCCTCAAATGAAGTCTAAGTCACCTCAAAACTCAAGTGTAGTTAATTTGTCAGACAGATCCCGCTATGGAGTTGCTGACATGACAAATTCTTCTGCTGACTTGGAAACAAGCAGCATGCTAAATGACTCCAGCTCAGATGATGAAGAGCTAAATGGAGTGGACAGCGAGAATGGCTTGAACTCTGTGGATCACCAGACCTTAGGAATGTCTGCAGAGCAACTGATGGGATCTGATGGCAACAAACTGTTGGAAACAAAGGGGATTCCCTTTAGAAGATACATGAACAGGTTCCAATGtcctttttgccctttcctcACAATGCACCGCCGAAGCATCTCCCGTCACATTGAAAACATTCACCTGTCTGGAAAGACGGCTGTATACAAATGTGATGAATGCCCTTTCACCTGTAAAAGTTCGTTAAAGCTTGGAGCTCATAGGCAGTGTCATGCAGGCACAACATCAGAGTGGGACACCTTGAATTCTCAGAGTGAAAACATCATCTCTTTGAATGACAACACAGTTTCTTATGAGAGTGGAAATATAAATGGTGGGAAGTCAGCTGGGATGATGGAGCCagtgcagcagcaacagcagcagttgCCTCAACCCCATTCACAGCATCCCTATAAGTGCACAATGTGCAACTATTCCACCACTACTTTGAAAGGCCTCAGAGTTCATCAGCAGCACAAGCACTCATTTTGTGACAACTTGCCAAAATATGATGGACTGCCATCCAACACGCAACAAGAGAGTGAGGCAGATGCTCATACCGCTGCCAGCACGGTGAAGAAAAGCCAGACCTCAATTCTTGGGCTCTCgtctaaaaataactttgttgCTAAGGCTGCTCGGAAGGTGTTAAATGACTGCCCTTTGGATCTTTCACCAGTGAAGAAAAGAACTAGAATTGATGAAATAGCAAGCAACCTGCAGAGCAAAATCAAccaaaacaaacagcaagaaGATGCTGTGATTAATGTAGAGgatgatgaggaagaggaggaagacaaCGAGGTGGAGATAGAAGTGGAATTAGACAGAGAAGAAGAACAAACAGAACCAATGATGGAGGTTTCTAGTTCTTATGCACCCCAGCAAATGTGGGGGAGAGAGACTAATGAGTCCCAGAAGGAGGCAAACTTCAGAAACATGCAGCATGATTATAATTCTACCAATGGAGCAGAGATTGAACTCACTTTATCTGAAGATGAGGAAGACTATTATTCTTCCGTTAGCATGAAAGACCAACAGAGCCCTAACACCTCTGTTCTGGGGAGCCAGCCAAATATGTATGTCCCTGATCAGAACAACGAAAATGTGGAGTTTAATGACACTGGCAGGCTTTATTATTGTAAACACTGTGATTTCAGCAACAAATCTGCCAGGAGCGTTAGCACCCACTACCAACGGATGCATCCCTACATTAAATTCAGCTTTAGGTATATCTTGGATCCTAATGATCACAGTGCAGTATACCGATGCCTTGAGTGTTATATTGACTAcacaaactttgaagatctgcaGCAACACTATGGAGAGCATCACCCTGAAGCTATGAATGTATTGAACTTCGATCACTCTGATCTGATCTACCGCTGTCGCTTCTGTTCTTATACAAGCCCAAATGTTAGAAGCCTGATGCCGCATTACCAAAGAATGCATCCAACAGTGAAAATTAACAACGCAATGATATTTTCAAGCTATGTTGTTGAACAGCAAGAGGGACTAAACACAGAGTCTCAGACACTGAGAGAGATCTTGAATTCTGCTCCAAAAACTATGGCAACCTCCACCCCCATGGCTCACGGGGCTAGTGTGCCAGCAGGTTTTAACAAAAGTGCCACAAAGAGTTTTAGTCCTGAATGTGAAAATCGGAAGGCGCCTTCAGTCAATACTGTGGTTGTTTATGACTGTGACGTGTGTTCATTTGCAAGCCCCAACATGCATTCTGTTCTGGTGCATTACCAGAAAAAACACCCTGAAGAAAAAGCATCGTATTTCAGAATTCAGAAGACCATGCGTATAGCTTCTGTTGACAGGGGCTCTGCCCTGGCTCAAATGTCTTTTGAGATGGGGGTGCACATCTCCCCCAAAGTGTCCAACTTGGCTTCCCAACCTCcacctccccctccacccccagaTCTTGCTCCTGAACTCTATTATTGCAAACACTGTTCATATAGCAACCGCTCAGTTGTGGGAGTGCTTGTCCACTACCAGAAAAGGCACCCAGAAATAAAGGTCACTGCCAAGTACATCAGGCAGGCACCCCCTACTGCGGCAATGATGAAGGCTGGTGAACTGCCATCTGGGATTCAGAGGCTGCCAGTGTCGATGCAACAGTTGAGCCGGGGCAGTTCCGAGAGCTCTGTGAATCCCCTTGAGAACGAAATGTTCTTCTGCCAACACTGTGATTATGGAAACCGAACCGTGAAAGGCGTGCTCATTCATTATCAAAAGAAGCATCGTGATTTCAAAGCCAATGCAGATGTGATTAGGCAGCATACAGCCACCATTAGAAGCCTTTGCGATCGCAACCAGAAATCATCTGGCAGCATGCCTGCTCACACCTCCAGCACTGAACAGGACAAGACAAAGCTGAGAGCCCTCAAGTGCAGGCAGTGTAGCTACACGTCGCCTTACTTCTATGCATTGAGGAAGCATATTAAGAAAGACCACCCAAATCTGAAGGCCACAGTCACGTCCATTCTGAGATGGGCATTTTTGGATGGCTTGATAGAATCTGGTTATCACTGTGAATGGTGCATTTATTCACATACAGAACCAAGTGGTTTGCTTGTGCACTACCAAAGGAGGCATCCTGAACATTATGTTGATTATACATATATGGCAACTAAACTCTGGGCAGGTCCGGATCCTGCCCCTCCTACCCTAGTGATGCCAACAGAGGCAAAGACCTATAAATGCAGAGACTGCATTTTTGAAGCATCTTCCATTTGGGATATTACTAATCATTACCAGGCTTTTCACCCTTGGGCCATGAATGGGGATGAATCTGTATTGTTAGATATCATTAAGGAGAAAGATGCTGCTGGGAAAACTGGTGCACAGCTTGATGAAGTTGGGGCCAGAATTAATTTGGAAAACCAGGTAACATCACAGGTGGATCAGGCTGCGGAGGACCCCAGCCTTTCCCAGGAAAAAACTGTCCAGCTGGCTTCTGCAAACCCTGCCATCTCCTCCACTCCATATCAGTGTACAGTTTGCCAGTCCGAGTACAATAACTTGCATGGCCTCCTGACACATTATGGCAAAAAGCATCCTGGCATGAAAGTGAAAGCTGCTGACTTTGCACAAGACATAGACATTAACTCAGGGGCTGTGTATAAGTGCAGGCATTGCCCATACATTAACACACGCATTCATGGAGTCCTCACACACTACCAGAAACGACACCCATCAATAAAGGTCACTGCTGAAGACTTTGTGCATGACGTGGAACAGTCGAATGACATCACCCAGAATGATGTGGAAGAGACAAGTAGGATTTTCAAGCAAGGATATGGTGCGTACAGGTGCAAACTATGCCCTTATACCCATGGCACATTGGAGAAGCTCAAAATTCACTATGAGAAATACCATAATCAGCCTGAATTTGATGTTTTTGCTCAGTCACCACCAAAGGTGTCTGCCTCAGTGGAACCAGACATGGTGACTGAAATCAAGGCCTCCCCAGAAATTGTTGCTGAGGGTGTTGGAGAAGCCTCTGTCCCAGCACCTCATTTCTCTAGTTCTCACTTAGTGTCTCACACAGTGTTCCGGTGTCAGCTCTGCAAATACTTTTGTTCCACCCGGAAGGGGATAGCCAGGCACTACCGCATCAAACATAACAATGTTCGAGCACAACCAGAAGGCAAGAACAACCTCTTCAAGTGTGCTTTGTGTTCCTACACCAACCCTATCCGCAAAGGGCTTGCAGCACACTACCAGAAAAGGCATGACATTGATGCTTACTATACCCACTGCTTAGCAGCCTCCAGGACAGTAAGCGACAAACCCAATAAAGTGATCATTCCATCTCCTCCCAAAGATGACACTCCTCAGTTAAgtgaggagctgaggagggctgTGGAGAAGAAGAAATGCTCTCTCTGTTCCTTCCAGTCTTTTAGCAAAAAAGGCATTGTGTCCCACTACATGAAGCGTCACCCTGGTGTTTTTCCTAAGAAGCAGCATGCAAGCAAGCTGGGGGGCTACTTCACTGCTGTATATGCTGATGAGCATGAAAAGTCAACTCCAGCTGAGGAAAGGAATGACTTTGAAAGGCCTGAGGTGGACAGTGAGGCTCAGGAAATTGAGTGGCTTCCCTTCAGGTGCGTAAAATGTTTCAAGCTCTCCTTcagcacagcagagctgctgtgcatGCATTACACTGACCACCACAGCAAGGATTTGAAGAGAGACTTTACCATAGTGGGAAGTGGCACCCGCTCGCAGAACGCCGTCTACCAGTGCAAGCACTGTGATACTAAATTGCATAGCACGGCAGAGCTGACCTCACACTTGAGTAGTCACAATGAGGAATTCCAAAAGCGTGCCAAACGTCAGGAGAGGAGGAAACAGCTTTTGAGCAAGCAGAAATATGCAGATGGCGCTTTTGCAGATTTTAAACAAGAGAGG GCTTTTGGACACTTGGAAGATGCCTCAAAACTTAAGGAGAGGAAAGTGGTTGGCTACAAATGTAAATTTTGTGTGGAAGTTCATCCAACGCTTCGTGCCATCTGTAATCACCTCCGTAAGCACGTCCAGTACGGGAATGTTTCTTCTGCGTCAGCTACAGTAAAG CAGGAAGCTGAAGATTCTTCAAGCACAACTTTGGAGGGTTTTGAGGGAGCCAAAGACCCTGGCATTGTGGAATTTACAGAAGTTGAATCTGGAGCATCCTTGGAAGATGAAACCAGGCCTGGGGGCTACCACTGCAGCCAGTGTGACCGGGTTTTGATGTCTATGCAGGGTCTGCGATCTCATGAGAGGAGTCACTTGGCTCTGGCCATGTTTACCCGGGAAGACAAGTACAGCTGCCAGTATTGCTCCTTTGTCTCTGCTTTCAGGCACAA